The Ranitomeya imitator isolate aRanImi1 chromosome 3, aRanImi1.pri, whole genome shotgun sequence genome has a window encoding:
- the LOC138671661 gene encoding general transcription factor II-I repeat domain-containing protein 2A-like: MPLSARTVHDRAIMMANQIEASQVKDINTALFFSLALDESTDVSHISQFSIIARYAVGDTLHEESLAVLPLKGTTRGDDLFKSFTEFTKEKNLPMHKLISVCTDGAPSMVGKNKGFVALLREHEKRPILSFHCILHQEALCAQMFGEQLGEVMSLVIQVVNFIVARALNDRQFKTLLDEVGNNYPGLLLHSNVRWLSRGKVLSRFAACLSEIRTFLEMKNVDHPELSNTEWLLKFFYLVDMTEHLNQLNVKMQGVGNTVLSLQQAVFAFENKLELFIADIETGRLIHFEKLGEFKDACTANDPAQHLDIQQLAGFTSNLLQSFKARFGEFREHTRLFKFITHPHECALDSTDLSYIPGVSIRDFELQAADLKASDMWVNKFKSLNEDLEKLARQQAELASKHKWREMKQLQHADQLIVKTWNALPVTYQTLQRVGIAVLTMFGSTYACEQSFSHLKHIKTNIRSRLTDGSLNACMKLNLTTYEPDYKAISKSMQHQKSH, encoded by the coding sequence ATGCCTCTGTCAGCAAGAACAGTTCATGACCGTGCCATCATGATGGCAAATCAGATTGAGGCATCCCAAGTGAAGGACATAAATACAGCTCTGTTCTTTTCTCTTGCTTTGGATGAATCAACTGACGTAAGCCATATATCTCAGTTCAGCATCATTGCAAGGTATGCTGTCGGTGACACGTTACATGAGGAAAGTCTTGCTGTTTTGCCTCTGAAAGGGACAACAAGAGGGGATGATTTGTTCAAGTCATTCACTGAGTTCACTAAAGAAAAAaatctaccaatgcataaacttaTTTCAGTGTGTACTGATGGTGCTCCAAGCATGGTAGGAAAAAACAAAGGATTTGTAGCGCTTCTTCGTGAACATGAAAAAAGACCTATCCTTAGTTTTCACTGCATCCTACATCAGGAGGCACTTTGTGCTCAGATGTTTGGTGAGCAGCTTGGTGAGGTGATGTCACTTGTCATTCAGGTGGTCAACTTTATTGTTGCCCGTGCTTTAAATGATCGCCAGTTTAAAACACTCCTGGATGAAGTTGGGAATAATTATCCtggtctgcttctgcacagcaacgtGCGCTGGCTGTCAAGAGGGAAGGTGCTCAGCCGTTTCGCAGCTTGTCTGAGTGAAATACGAACTTTTCTTGAAATGAAAAACGTTGACCATCCTGAGTTGTCCAACACTGAGTGGCTCCTGAAGTTCTTCTATCTTGTAGATATGACTGAACATCTGAACCAGCTCAATGTGAAAATGCAAGGCGTTGGTAATACAGTTTTATCGCTTCAACAAGCTGTGTTTGCATTTGAAAATAAGCTGGAACTGTTTATCGCAGACATTGAAACAGGTCGTTTAATACACTTTGAAAAACTGGGAGAGTTTAAAGATGCATGCACAGCAAATGACCCTGCACAACATCTTGATATTCAGCAGCTAGCAGGCTTTACATCCAATCTCCTGCAATCATTCAAAGCGCGCTTTGGAGAATTTCGTGAGCACACTCGTCTTTTTAAGTTCATCACTCATCCACATGAGTGTGCACTGGACAGCACTGACCTGAGTTATATCCCTGGTGTCTCCATCAGAGATTTTGAGCTACAAGCTGCTGACCTGAAGGCTTCAGACATGTGGGTGAATAAGTTTAAATCACTTAATGAAGATTTGGAAAAACTTGCACGACAGCAAGCAGAGTTGGCAAGCAAACACAAGTGGAGAGAAATGAAACAACTCCAACATGCAGACCAGCTGATTGTCAAAACTTGGAATGCACTTCCTGTCACATACCAAACACTGCAGCGTGTGGGTATTGCTGTACTGACAATGTTTGGCTCTACCTATGCATGCGAGCAGTCTTTCTCACATCTAAAGCACATCAAGACTAACATACGTTCACGTTTAACGGATGGAAGTCTCAACGCCTGCATGAAGCTAAACCTCACCACGTATGAACCAGATTACAAAGCCATCAGCAAATCCATGCAGCACCAGAAGTCACATTAA